Proteins from a single region of Salipiger sp. H15:
- a CDS encoding DUF2270 domain-containing protein: MKDFQLEIGGRALNGAEIGALAHLYRGEVNRCTVWRTRLDTTTNWAVVTLGVALSIAYAAPDASPLPLVLVGISNLFFLTLEARRYRYCDLWRRRFRCMEINLYGPILSGERAPVPDWASELRADYERPEFGISYLHAMGRRIRRSYLWIMLIQLLAFLGKITVHPSPVHGFEQAMQRASVGAIPGEAMAIGGLVYAGAFAVLAIWTFLRDRRMRIDDDLSMPDAVY; encoded by the coding sequence ATGAAGGACTTTCAGCTCGAAATCGGCGGACGCGCCCTCAACGGGGCCGAGATCGGGGCGCTGGCCCACCTCTACCGCGGCGAGGTCAACCGCTGCACCGTCTGGCGCACGCGGCTCGACACCACCACCAACTGGGCCGTGGTTACGCTCGGCGTCGCACTCTCCATCGCCTATGCCGCCCCCGATGCCTCGCCGCTGCCGCTGGTGCTGGTCGGCATCTCCAACCTCTTCTTCCTGACGCTCGAGGCGCGGCGCTATCGCTATTGCGACCTCTGGCGGCGGCGCTTCCGCTGCATGGAGATTAACCTCTACGGGCCGATCCTCAGCGGCGAGCGCGCTCCCGTCCCGGACTGGGCAAGCGAGCTGCGCGCCGATTACGAGCGGCCGGAATTCGGCATCTCCTACCTGCACGCGATGGGACGGCGCATCCGCCGCAGCTACCTGTGGATCATGCTGATCCAGCTCCTGGCCTTCCTCGGCAAGATCACCGTGCATCCCAGCCCCGTGCACGGCTTCGAGCAGGCGATGCAGCGCGCCTCGGTTGGCGCCATCCCCGGCGAGGCCATGGCGATCGGCGGCCTCGTCTACGCAGGTGCTTTCGCCGTGCTGGCCATCTGGACCTTCCTGCGCGACCGCCGGATGCGGATCGACGATGACCTCTCCATGCCCGACGCGGTCTACTGA
- a CDS encoding delta-class carbonic anhydrase, producing the protein MKFPLASLALAVALLPCLPEPSHAENKVTFPPAGHGGTQQPAPVGGQDAGHGAAQAAAHGNTAAPAGGHAVGPAAPAEGEALCQGFGPQTPRDIGNPFGRNPVSFGLAPPPEEMNLCNIHTHTNAEHLGPGFSIYAGPGEHGGFKCAGSANLSPAELSRPSGPARFDGVEPGDTIEVHWVYSSCDVAPGPGLGSCLSDSCSNPELRVESQVFLVVNDPNALDFRDFIYLGTMRGGHYQARDLPSGTGAPVVFRGSTTGPSYSQQTCSPLQVTWSVRPRCARLDISTLDAWAGMGNIFEETHSHGVRRLVTAPALLSQIE; encoded by the coding sequence GTGAAATTTCCCCTCGCCAGCCTCGCCCTCGCGGTCGCCCTCCTGCCGTGCCTCCCGGAGCCCTCCCATGCCGAGAACAAGGTGACCTTCCCGCCCGCGGGCCACGGCGGCACGCAGCAGCCCGCCCCGGTCGGCGGCCAGGACGCCGGGCATGGCGCGGCGCAGGCGGCGGCGCACGGCAACACCGCGGCTCCGGCCGGTGGTCACGCGGTCGGCCCTGCAGCTCCCGCCGAGGGCGAGGCGCTCTGCCAGGGCTTCGGTCCGCAGACTCCGCGGGACATCGGCAATCCCTTCGGCCGCAACCCGGTCTCCTTCGGGCTCGCCCCACCCCCGGAAGAGATGAACCTGTGCAACATCCACACCCACACCAATGCCGAGCATCTCGGCCCGGGTTTTTCCATCTATGCCGGACCGGGCGAGCACGGCGGGTTCAAATGCGCGGGCTCGGCGAACCTGAGCCCGGCCGAGCTCTCCCGCCCGAGCGGCCCCGCCCGCTTCGACGGGGTGGAGCCCGGCGACACGATCGAGGTGCACTGGGTCTATTCCTCCTGCGACGTGGCGCCCGGCCCCGGGCTCGGGTCCTGCCTGTCGGACAGCTGCTCCAACCCCGAACTGCGGGTGGAGTCGCAGGTCTTCCTCGTGGTCAACGATCCCAACGCGCTCGACTTCCGCGACTTCATCTACCTCGGCACCATGCGGGGCGGCCACTACCAGGCCCGCGACCTGCCGAGCGGCACCGGCGCGCCGGTCGTCTTCCGCGGCTCGACCACCGGGCCCAGCTACAGCCAGCAGACCTGCTCGCCGCTGCAGGTCACCTGGTCCGTCCGACCGCGCTGCGCCCGGCTCGACATCTCGACGCTGGACGCCTGGGCGGGCATGGGCAACATCTTCGAGGAGACCCACAGCCACGGCGTGCGCCGGCTGGTCACCGCGCCCGCGCTGCTCAGCCAGATCGAGTGA